Proteins encoded together in one Tenuifilum sp. 4138str window:
- a CDS encoding HAD family hydrolase — MSISSNTKPDNLIIRNIILDLGGVVLDIDYSLTLKAFENMGVYIGNHTTFTGSNELFNQFDCGLINPDTFRQEFNQMFMVALSPKEFDKAWNALLLSWDTERLKLIERLKKNYRVYLLSNTNVIHFNHYNRLLVEETGKELKDYFHKAYLSFEMGIRKPQVQIFQRVLSENGLIPSETLFVDDTHEHIDAAKGLGIRTIHLKGGNMAKPLAEVLKGLVG; from the coding sequence ATGAGTATTAGCAGCAATACAAAACCTGACAATCTGATTATCAGAAACATAATACTTGATTTAGGTGGAGTGGTTCTTGATATTGATTATAGCCTTACCCTAAAAGCCTTTGAAAACATGGGTGTTTACATAGGTAATCATACTACATTCACAGGAAGTAACGAGCTTTTTAATCAGTTCGATTGCGGTTTGATTAACCCTGATACCTTTAGGCAGGAGTTCAACCAAATGTTTATGGTTGCTCTCAGCCCCAAGGAGTTCGATAAAGCATGGAACGCTTTGCTTCTGAGTTGGGATACCGAAAGGCTCAAATTAATTGAACGATTAAAAAAGAATTATAGGGTATACCTGCTAAGCAACACAAACGTTATCCACTTTAACCACTACAACAGGCTGCTTGTTGAGGAAACAGGCAAAGAGCTTAAGGATTACTTCCACAAGGCATACCTCTCCTTTGAAATGGGCATCAGGAAACCACAAGTTCAAATCTTTCAGCGTGTGTTAAGCGAGAACGGGTTAATACCCTCAGAAACACTTTTTGTTGACGATACCCATGAGCACATCGATGCTGCTAAAGGGTTAGGGATACGTACAATCCACCTGAAAGGCGGAAATATGGCTAAACCGCTTGCTGAGGTGCTTAAGGGGCTAGTGGGCTGA
- a CDS encoding cytochrome d ubiquinol oxidase subunit II → MVDTTYIFLQHYWWFIISLLGALLVFLLFVQGGQTLIYTLGKTDMERTMIVNALGRKWEFTFTTLVTFGGAFFASFPLFYSTSFGGAYWVWMAILFCFVVQAVSYEYRSKPNNFLGPKTFEVFLFINGLFGTVLLGTAVGTFFTGSQFSVAKINLTNISNPVISSWETPWHGLEAALNLHNVALGLAVFFLARVLAILYFMNHINHPEIFARSRKHLLYNAIPFLVFFLTFVIWLFVREGFAVNPTTGDVFMQKHKYLLNLIQMPVVLVLFLGGVVLVLWGIAKSLAKPYTIGIWFTGIGTVLTVLSLFLIAGYNNTAYYPSTFNLQHSLTIFNSSSSKFTLTVMSFVSLLIPFVAAYIWYAWKSINVRKIDEEEMKNETHVY, encoded by the coding sequence ATGGTTGACACAACATACATTTTCTTACAACACTACTGGTGGTTTATCATATCGCTACTGGGTGCGCTGCTGGTTTTCCTACTTTTTGTTCAAGGCGGACAAACCCTGATTTATACCCTTGGGAAAACAGACATGGAGCGAACAATGATAGTTAACGCTCTTGGCCGGAAGTGGGAGTTCACGTTCACCACGCTGGTTACATTTGGTGGTGCTTTCTTTGCTTCGTTTCCCCTATTCTACTCTACCAGTTTTGGTGGAGCATACTGGGTTTGGATGGCCATACTGTTCTGTTTTGTTGTTCAAGCTGTTTCCTACGAATACCGCAGTAAGCCCAACAACTTCTTGGGCCCTAAAACCTTTGAGGTATTCCTTTTCATAAACGGACTTTTTGGAACCGTGCTACTTGGAACTGCGGTGGGTACATTCTTCACGGGTTCGCAATTCTCTGTAGCAAAAATCAACCTCACAAACATCAGCAATCCGGTTATTTCATCGTGGGAAACGCCTTGGCATGGACTTGAGGCAGCCCTAAACTTGCATAATGTTGCCCTTGGTCTTGCAGTATTTTTCCTGGCAAGGGTGTTGGCAATTCTTTACTTCATGAACCATATCAATCACCCTGAAATTTTTGCCCGCTCCCGCAAACACTTGCTGTATAATGCCATTCCGTTCCTTGTTTTCTTCCTAACCTTTGTAATCTGGTTGTTTGTACGCGAAGGTTTTGCAGTAAACCCCACCACAGGCGATGTTTTTATGCAAAAGCATAAGTACTTGCTAAACCTAATTCAAATGCCTGTTGTTCTGGTGCTTTTCCTTGGCGGAGTGGTTCTTGTGCTTTGGGGTATAGCAAAATCGCTGGCTAAGCCATACACCATAGGGATTTGGTTTACCGGTATTGGTACTGTGCTAACTGTACTCTCGCTCTTCCTGATAGCTGGTTATAACAACACAGCCTACTACCCATCTACATTCAACCTGCAGCATTCACTTACCATTTTCAATAGTTCATCCAGCAAGTTCACTTTAACCGTGATGAGCTTTGTTTCGTTGCTTATTCCATTTGTTGCAGCATATATCTGGTACGCATGGAAGAGCATCAATGTTAGAAAGATAGATGAGGAAGAGATGAAAAACGAAACCCATGTTTACTAA
- a CDS encoding cytochrome ubiquinol oxidase subunit I, with the protein MEHFDLSLVNWSRAQFALTAMYHWVFVPLTLGLAFIMAFMETLYYKTGDEEWKRITKFWMTLFGINFAIGVATGIILEFEFGTNWSNYSWFVGDIFGAPLAIEGIMAFFMESTFIAVMFFGWNKVSKKFHLLSTWLVALGANLSALWILVANAWMQYPAGMFFNPDTARNEMHNFWEVLLSPVAVNKFLHTISSGYVLAALFVVGISAWYLLKGRNVLLAKRSIIVASVFGLITSVFLALTGDGSAYQVAQKQPMKLAAMEGLYEGKEGAPLIVIGALTPGKQYNDDKDPYLFRIQIPKLLSFLGYRSGDAFVPGVKDIVEGGYTYTDKDGNQKVALSAEQKIELGRIAIQALADYKNAKELGDTTAMAYHRKLLDANFEYFGYGYLNDPKSIIPNVPLTFYSFHIMVGLGFLFIAFFILILYLIFFKGFKINKWLLRTAILMIPLAYIASQAGWIVAEVGRQPWVIQDILPTVAAVSRIDASAVQVTFFLFFIIFTTLLIAELRIMFTQIKKGPKDGGK; encoded by the coding sequence ATGGAACATTTCGACCTATCGTTAGTCAACTGGTCGAGGGCACAGTTTGCCCTTACGGCCATGTACCATTGGGTATTCGTCCCTCTTACGCTGGGGTTGGCTTTCATAATGGCGTTCATGGAAACGCTGTACTACAAAACCGGCGACGAGGAGTGGAAACGGATAACCAAGTTCTGGATGACACTCTTTGGAATCAATTTTGCCATTGGTGTGGCAACCGGCATTATTCTGGAATTTGAATTTGGAACCAACTGGAGCAACTACTCCTGGTTTGTAGGCGACATTTTTGGTGCACCCCTTGCCATTGAGGGTATCATGGCGTTCTTCATGGAGTCGACCTTTATTGCCGTGATGTTCTTTGGGTGGAATAAGGTTAGTAAAAAGTTTCACTTACTCTCAACATGGCTTGTGGCTCTAGGAGCCAACCTATCGGCACTATGGATACTTGTGGCTAATGCCTGGATGCAATACCCTGCCGGGATGTTCTTTAACCCCGATACGGCTCGTAATGAGATGCATAATTTCTGGGAGGTATTGCTTTCGCCTGTGGCTGTAAACAAATTCCTCCACACCATATCGTCGGGGTATGTGCTAGCTGCCCTTTTTGTTGTTGGAATTAGTGCATGGTACCTTTTGAAAGGTCGAAATGTATTGCTGGCCAAACGAAGCATTATTGTTGCCTCAGTGTTTGGCTTGATAACATCTGTTTTCCTTGCCCTTACTGGCGATGGCTCAGCGTATCAGGTAGCACAAAAGCAACCCATGAAATTGGCTGCCATGGAAGGTCTTTACGAGGGCAAAGAGGGTGCCCCACTAATTGTAATTGGTGCTCTTACCCCCGGTAAGCAGTATAACGACGATAAAGACCCATACCTATTCCGGATTCAAATTCCAAAACTCCTCTCGTTCTTGGGTTACCGTTCAGGCGATGCCTTTGTTCCGGGTGTGAAAGATATTGTTGAAGGTGGGTATACCTACACCGATAAGGACGGCAACCAGAAGGTTGCCCTTTCGGCTGAACAGAAAATTGAACTTGGACGAATTGCTATACAGGCGCTTGCCGACTATAAAAATGCTAAGGAACTTGGCGATACCACAGCCATGGCCTACCACCGTAAGTTACTGGATGCGAACTTTGAGTACTTTGGCTATGGTTACCTGAACGACCCCAAGAGCATTATACCAAATGTTCCACTTACCTTTTATAGCTTCCACATCATGGTTGGGTTGGGTTTTCTGTTTATCGCCTTCTTTATTCTAATACTTTACCTAATCTTTTTCAAGGGATTTAAAATTAACAAGTGGTTGCTTCGTACGGCAATTCTCATGATTCCCCTTGCCTACATTGCCAGCCAGGCTGGCTGGATTGTGGCTGAGGTTGGCCGCCAACCCTGGGTAATTCAGGATATTCTGCCAACGGTTGCAGCAGTATCACGTATCGATGCGAGTGCCGTTCAGGTTACATTCTTCCTGTTCTTCATAATCTTCACTACACTCCTCATAGCGGAACTACGAATTATGTTCACCCAAATTAAAAAAGGACCTAAAGATGGAGGGAAATAG
- a CDS encoding NAD-dependent epimerase/dehydratase family protein has product MKNILVVGAGGQIGSELVPHLQKIYGTNNVVAADINTSCAHHFQNGPFEVLDALDTQKFAELVRKYRVDTIFNLVALLSATGEKNPQLAWKINMGALMNSLEIARENHCAVFTPSSIGAFGPTSPKDNTPQDTVMRPTTVYGICKVTGEMLSDYYFLKYGVDTRSVRFPGIISNVTLPGGGTTDYAVEIYYGAIQQKHYICPLPQGTYLDMMYMPDALDACVQLMEADPSKLKHRNSFNVTAMSFEPSQIYAAIKKRIPDFAMEYNIDPVKKAIADSWPNYMDDSCAREEWGWNPKWNLETMTDDMLKVIGEKYKAGLLK; this is encoded by the coding sequence ATGAAAAACATATTGGTTGTTGGTGCCGGTGGGCAAATTGGTTCAGAGCTGGTGCCGCATCTCCAAAAGATATACGGAACCAACAATGTTGTGGCTGCCGATATCAACACAAGTTGCGCCCATCACTTTCAGAATGGTCCGTTTGAGGTGCTCGATGCCCTTGATACCCAAAAATTTGCTGAATTGGTGCGGAAGTATAGGGTTGATACTATTTTCAACCTGGTTGCATTACTTTCTGCTACTGGCGAAAAAAATCCGCAGCTGGCCTGGAAGATAAACATGGGAGCACTGATGAACTCGCTTGAGATTGCTCGCGAGAACCATTGTGCTGTGTTTACCCCCAGTTCCATTGGCGCTTTTGGCCCAACATCGCCAAAGGACAACACCCCTCAGGATACCGTTATGCGTCCAACTACTGTTTACGGTATTTGTAAGGTTACAGGCGAAATGCTGAGCGATTACTACTTCCTAAAGTATGGAGTAGATACTCGCAGTGTACGTTTCCCCGGAATTATTTCAAATGTTACTCTCCCCGGTGGCGGTACTACCGATTACGCAGTAGAGATTTACTATGGAGCAATTCAACAGAAGCATTACATTTGCCCATTGCCCCAAGGTACATATCTCGATATGATGTACATGCCCGATGCCCTTGATGCTTGCGTTCAGCTCATGGAGGCGGACCCATCAAAGCTCAAGCACCGTAACAGCTTTAACGTAACTGCAATGAGTTTTGAGCCCTCACAAATTTATGCTGCCATTAAAAAGCGTATCCCCGATTTTGCCATGGAGTATAATATTGACCCCGTAAAGAAAGCCATAGCTGATAGCTGGCCCAACTACATGGACGATAGTTGCGCCCGTGAGGAGTGGGGATGGAACCCCAAGTGGAACTTGGAAACCATGACCGACGATATGCTTAAGGTGATTGGCGAAAAGTATAAGGCAGGGTTACTAAAATAA
- a CDS encoding DUF4492 domain-containing protein, translated as MNLIKRIFRFYYEGFKSMTIGKTLWLIILIKLFVMFAVLKVFFFPNILKRNFKTDEERSKYVIEQLTTKPK; from the coding sequence ATGAACCTCATCAAAAGAATTTTTCGATTCTACTACGAAGGTTTTAAAAGCATGACCATTGGGAAAACGCTTTGGTTAATAATCCTTATTAAACTCTTTGTGATGTTTGCCGTACTAAAGGTTTTCTTTTTCCCAAATATTCTTAAACGCAACTTTAAAACCGATGAGGAGCGGAGCAAGTATGTAATTGAACAGCTAACAACTAAACCTAAATAG
- a CDS encoding AsmA family protein — protein sequence MKKILSITLKVLAALVTLFIAAAIVLPIIFKPQLMQVAKKEANSMLNAKVNFTDFQVSLIKGFPNLYVGMKGLTVVGIDSFANDTLVAFKEFGVKVNIWSVIDMTDIEVKSILLDEARVNAHVLPDGRVNWDIMKPSETPETEMEDTAAATTVSTKVSLKRFEIRNANIAYIDDSSNMKATIQNFNFTLSGNMGMSQTELKLKTSIESLNFWMDGIRYLKNSAVGFDAIIAANIDSSYYAFKENAFSINHLKLLFDGSVRMPGNDIDINLNFKTPSTDFKALLSMVPAVYMTDFEGLQASGKFGIEGYVRGTYNNSQMPSAFVAINVDNGMFKYPDLPKSVTDVNISTKIWFDGVNMDNTSVNVDRFALNLGGNPFSMRMRVATPISDMQVDGSITGNIDFSTLSDVIPMDSTYMEGLLESNLDFGGKLSFIEKEQYERFKADGLLKLSRFKFKSPDIPAEVKLNEVTLNFTPQYVNLANFDMSIASSDIRMNGRLENFIPYVFKDETLSGNLNVNSNLLDVNELLTGKSAPEEEVTDTTALSVIELPRNINFSTRVDMKKIVYDKLNIENLAGNVALSGGVADLKNLSMNMLQGDVRMSGTYDPRDVKAPMVNFDFDMRNIDIPTAFKSFTTLQKIAPTVKDMTGNVSTQFKFTSMLDTTMMPVLNSINAYGKLQSKSIGVSNSKAFAKLADFLKKDEFRNPSLKDVNVSFSINNGRIYIEPFDTKIAEAKMNFGGDMGIDQTLNFKAKVSVPSSYLGGVANLANDLLGKYGAKLPQTIDVNLKILGTSSKPDVQLDSGGGSAESSSSVKETAKEAVKEKVDEAKVEARQKAKAEADKLIADAEKEAEQIRAEAAKRAEQIRAEAEAQAKKTEAEGQKKGPIAERAAKEAAKKIRQNGEAAAQKVIAEADEKANAVVAKAKAEAAKL from the coding sequence ATGAAAAAGATTCTCAGTATCACTCTAAAGGTATTGGCTGCGTTGGTTACGCTATTTATAGCTGCAGCAATTGTATTGCCAATAATATTTAAGCCCCAGCTAATGCAAGTTGCCAAGAAAGAGGCTAACAGCATGCTTAATGCAAAGGTTAACTTTACCGATTTTCAGGTATCGCTAATTAAGGGATTCCCTAACCTTTATGTCGGCATGAAAGGCTTAACCGTAGTGGGAATCGATAGTTTTGCTAACGATACTCTTGTAGCATTCAAGGAGTTTGGCGTTAAGGTTAACATTTGGAGTGTAATTGATATGACCGATATTGAGGTGAAATCAATTTTGCTCGATGAGGCAAGGGTAAATGCGCACGTGTTGCCCGATGGCCGTGTTAACTGGGATATCATGAAGCCATCGGAAACGCCCGAAACCGAGATGGAAGACACTGCTGCAGCTACAACCGTTAGCACAAAGGTATCACTTAAAAGGTTTGAGATTCGCAATGCCAACATTGCATACATCGACGATTCGTCGAACATGAAGGCAACCATTCAAAACTTTAACTTTACCCTTTCAGGTAACATGGGCATGAGTCAAACCGAGCTCAAACTGAAGACGAGCATTGAATCGCTCAACTTCTGGATGGATGGAATCAGATATCTGAAAAATTCAGCAGTTGGTTTCGATGCCATTATTGCAGCAAATATCGATAGCAGCTACTACGCGTTTAAGGAGAATGCGTTTAGCATCAATCACCTAAAACTGCTATTCGACGGTTCAGTTCGAATGCCCGGTAACGATATCGATATCAACCTAAACTTTAAAACTCCTTCAACCGATTTCAAGGCGCTATTATCAATGGTGCCAGCAGTGTACATGACCGATTTTGAAGGACTTCAGGCCTCTGGTAAGTTTGGAATTGAGGGGTATGTTCGCGGAACCTATAACAATAGCCAAATGCCAAGCGCATTTGTTGCCATAAACGTTGATAACGGAATGTTTAAATATCCCGACTTGCCCAAATCGGTAACCGATGTAAATATTAGCACAAAGATTTGGTTCGATGGCGTGAACATGGATAATACATCGGTGAATGTTGATAGATTTGCCTTGAACCTAGGCGGAAACCCATTCAGCATGCGCATGCGTGTGGCAACCCCAATCAGCGATATGCAGGTTGATGGTAGCATCACCGGTAATATTGATTTTTCAACCCTTTCGGACGTAATTCCGATGGATAGCACATACATGGAAGGATTGCTGGAGTCGAACCTCGATTTTGGTGGAAAACTCTCGTTTATCGAGAAGGAGCAGTATGAGCGCTTTAAGGCCGATGGCTTGCTTAAGCTGTCGCGTTTCAAATTCAAGTCGCCCGATATACCTGCTGAGGTAAAATTAAATGAGGTTACGCTCAACTTTACACCCCAGTACGTTAATCTTGCAAACTTCGATATGTCAATTGCTTCGAGTGATATACGCATGAACGGCCGACTGGAAAATTTTATTCCTTACGTTTTTAAGGATGAAACCCTTAGCGGAAATCTTAACGTTAACTCGAATTTGCTCGATGTTAATGAGCTGCTTACTGGTAAAAGTGCTCCCGAGGAGGAAGTTACCGATACCACTGCCCTAAGTGTTATTGAATTGCCCCGTAACATCAACTTTTCTACCCGGGTTGATATGAAAAAAATAGTTTACGATAAGCTAAATATCGAAAATCTTGCAGGTAATGTAGCGCTCTCTGGTGGCGTGGCCGACCTAAAAAATCTATCGATGAATATGCTACAGGGTGATGTTCGCATGTCAGGAACCTATGACCCAAGGGATGTAAAGGCCCCTATGGTTAATTTTGATTTTGACATGCGAAACATTGATATACCCACGGCTTTCAAATCGTTTACAACGCTCCAGAAAATAGCACCTACGGTTAAGGATATGACAGGAAATGTATCGACCCAATTCAAGTTTACTTCCATGCTCGACACCACTATGATGCCGGTTTTGAATAGCATAAATGCTTACGGTAAGTTGCAGTCAAAAAGCATTGGGGTTAGTAACTCTAAGGCATTTGCCAAGCTAGCCGATTTTCTGAAAAAGGACGAGTTCCGCAATCCAAGCCTTAAGGATGTGAATGTTAGCTTCAGTATAAATAACGGAAGGATTTACATTGAACCATTCGACACCAAAATTGCCGAGGCCAAAATGAACTTTGGTGGTGATATGGGTATTGACCAAACCCTTAACTTCAAGGCAAAAGTTTCGGTTCCCTCGTCGTACTTAGGCGGGGTGGCTAATCTTGCCAACGATTTGCTCGGTAAGTATGGTGCAAAGCTGCCCCAAACTATCGATGTAAATCTTAAGATTTTAGGAACTTCATCTAAACCCGATGTACAGCTCGATTCCGGCGGTGGTTCTGCAGAAAGCTCATCTTCGGTAAAGGAAACAGCCAAGGAGGCTGTTAAGGAAAAGGTTGATGAAGCCAAGGTTGAGGCACGTCAGAAAGCCAAGGCTGAAGCCGATAAGTTAATTGCTGATGCCGAGAAGGAAGCAGAGCAAATTAGGGCCGAAGCAGCAAAGCGTGCAGAGCAGATAAGGGCTGAAGCTGAGGCTCAAGCAAAAAAAACTGAGGCTGAGGGTCAAAAAAAGGGCCCAATTGCCGAGCGGGCAGCAAAGGAGGCTGCAAAAAAGATACGGCAGAACGGCGAGGCTGCTGCCCAAAAGGTTATTGCCGAAGCCGATGAAAAAGCCAATGCTGTTGTAGCCAAAGCTAAGGCCGAAGCAGCTAAGCTGTAG